The Caulobacter vibrioides sequence CTGGTCCTGCGGGAAGCCAACTACCCGCCGGTCTACTATTTCCCGCGCGCCCATGTCTGGACGGCTTTCCTGCGCAAGACCGACAAGACCACCCATTGCCCCTACAAGGGCCAAGCCTCGTACTTCACGATCTATCGGGACCGGCAGGTGATCGAGGACGCGGCCTGGTCCTACGCTGCGCCCTATCCCGCCCTGAGCCCGATCGCCGGGCGTCTGGCCTTCTATCCCGAGCATGTAGAGTTCCAGCTCGGCGCTCCGACGCCCGCCCAGACCGAGGCCCTCGATGTCGGGGAAGTGATCCGCCACACCGACAGCGGCTCGGGGACCAGCCAGGCCGACCACTGGCCGCCGAACGTGACGACGCCGGATCCTGACCGGATCGAGCGCGATATCGACACGCCCTATCGCGGCGTTTCGTCGCCCTGATGGGCGGCCATCTTAACTCGCTTTTAAGCTTAGAAAGCGCGACCATGCCCCTAGCGCCCGATAGAGGCGCCCGGAGGAAACCATGGCCTATATCTCCTACGATCAGGCTGTCCGCGCGACGACGCGTCGCCCGCTGCGCCGGCTCGCCTGGGGCAGGTTGCTGGCCCTGGCGGCGACGGTGGGGCTTTGGGTTGGTCTGATCGCGGTGATTCGCGCGATTCTCTGAGCCGCCCTTGGCGGGGCCTCAGTAGGCGCAGTCGGTGAAGACGCGCTCGATGTCGCCGCCCCAGGCGCCGTGGTACAGCGACAACAGCTTCTCGGCAGGCGTGATCCCACTGTCGGCGATCTGCTCCAGTTCGCCCATATAGATGGTCTCGTCCAGGAAGCCGCCGTTCAGCAGGGCGCGATTCTTCAGGCCTGATTTGGCGATGGCCACGAAGTCCTTGGCCACGTCCTGAGCGGTGCGACCGGCGACCTTGGCCTTGAGGCCAAGCTTCGGCACGTCGCGACGCAGGCCCTCGCGGTCCTCCAACGTCCAGTCCTTGCAGAGGTCCCAGGCGGCGGCGAGCGCGGCGTCATCGTAGAAGACGCCCGTCCACAGCGCCGGCAGAGCGCAAAGACGGCTCCAGGGGCCGGCGTCGGCGCCACGCATCTCGAGATAGGTCTTCAGGCGCACTTCGGGGAAGGCCGTAGTCGTGTGGTCGGCGAAGTCCTTCATCGTGGCGATCTCGCCCGGCAGCTCGGGCAGCTTGCCCTCGATGAAGTCGCGGAACGACCGGCCGGCGACGTCGATGTACTTGTCGCCGCGCTTGACGAAATACATCGGCACATCCAGCGCGTAGCGGGCGTAGCGCTCGAAATCGAAGCCGTCCTCGAACACGAAATCCAGAAGGCCCGTACGGTTGGGATCGGTGTCGGTCCAGACATTGGCCCGAGCCGACAGGAAGCCGTTGGGCTTGCCTTCCGTGAACGGAGAATTGGCGAACAGCGCCGTCGCGATCGGCTGCAGAGCCAGGCTCATGCGGAACTTGGCGACCATGTCGGCTTCGCTGGAGAAGTCGAGATTGGCCTGCACCGTGCAGGTGCGCAGCATCATGTCGAGGCCGAGATTGCCGACCTTGGGCATGTAGTTGCGCATGATCACGTAACGCCCCTTGGGCATCACCGGCACCTGCGCGCGCGTCCACTTGGGCGAGAAGCCCAGACCCGTAAAGCCCAGGCCCAGTTCGTCGGCGACGGTCTTGACCTCGTCCAGGTGCTGGCCGGTCTCCTCGCAGATCTCGTGCATGGTCGACAGCGGCGCGCCCGAAAGCTCGAACTGTCCGCCGGGCTCGAGGCTGACATTGGCCCCGTTGCGCTCGAGGCCGATGATGACCTCACCCTCCATGACCGGCGTCCAGCCAAAGCGCTGCAGGCCGGTCAGCAGGGCGTGGACCCCCTTGTCGCCCTCGTAGGGCACGGGCTCATGCGAGCCGAGATAGAAGCCAAACTTCTCGTGCTCGGCCCCTACGCGGAAGGCCTCCTTGGGCTTGGAGCCCTTGGCGAAATAGGCGGTGAGGTCGTCGAGCGTCAGCTGACGCTCCTGAACGCTGCTAGCGATATCGGCCATGCGAGCCGTCCCTCCCCAGGGTTTGCGGTGCTGCGGGAGGAGAAGGCCCATGCTCTCCGCCGACGGCGATACTACTCGGTCACGCCCAGTTGGGCGTTTTCTTTGCGAACCTCAAGGGGCGCCCTCGAGGTTATCTGCGTCCTACCGCCAGTCCCCGGCGGCGGCCTGCCACAGGGTCATGGCCGAAATGGCCGCCGTGTCGGCGCGCAGGATGCGCGGGCCCAGCGACACCGGCGTGACGAAGGGCAGTCCGCGCAAGCGCTCGCGCTCTTCAGGCGCGAAGCCGCCCTCGGGACCGATCAGGATGGCGGCCGGATCACCGGTTCCCGCCAGGGCCTCGATGGCCGGTCTGGCGTCGCCGCCCTCGTCGCAGAAGACAAGGCGCCGCGCCGGGTCCCAGCCGTCGAGGATCTTGTCCAGCTTTTCCGGGTCGGCGACCTCGGGCACATCCAGGCGGCCGGTCTGCTCGGCGGCCTCCATGGCGATGGCGTCCAGGCGCCCCAGCTTGACGAAATCGACATTCGTCCGTCGCGTGATGGTCAGGCGCACCCGGCGCGCGCCCAGCTCTGCGGCCTTCTCGACGATGGTCTCGACCCGGCCGCGCTTGACCATGGCGACGATCAAATCAAGGTCCGGGCCGAGCGTCATCGGCCGCGTCTGTTCCTCGGCCTTCAGCAGACAGCCGCGCTTGGTGGCCTCCACGAGGGTGGCGCGCCACTCGCCGTCGCGGCCGTTGAACAGCAGAAGCTCGGCGCCGACGGCCAGGCGCATCACCGAGGTCAGGTAGCGCGACTGGTCGACGGTCGGAACGACGCCGGCCCCGGCGGACAGATCATTGGGAACGAAAAGGCGGATCATTTCGTCCTTCTAGCCTAACCAACACGCTCGGGGGTAGGCTCGGCAGATGAGCAAGCCACACGACTACGACGTCGAACTGGTCCACCTGCAGCTGGCGCTGATCACCCTGCAGAAAAAGGCCATCAAGGACGGCGACAAAATCCTCGTGGTGTTCGAGGGCCGCGACGCCGCCGGCAAGGACGGCGTGATCGCACGGATCACCGAGCACCTGTCCCGGCGCGCCACCACGGTCGTGGCCCTGCCCAAGCCCACCGACCGCGAGCGCAGCGAGTGGTACCTCCAGCGCTATGTCGACTGGCTACCGGCCTGCGGCGAGGCGGTGCTGTTCAACCGCTCCTGGTACAATCGCGCCGGCGTCGAGCGGGTGATGGATTTTTCGACGCCGCAGCAGCAGGAGCAGTTCCTGCGCGACGTCCCGGCCTTCGAGCGCATGCTGGTCGAGAACGGCCTGCGCTACGTGAAGTTCTGGCTCGACATCAGCCGCGACGAGCAGGCCAAGCGCCTGAAGGCCCGTCGCGAAGACCCGTTGAAGGCCTTCAAGACCAGCGATCTCGACAAGGTCGCCGAGGAGAAGTGGGACGACTACACCGCCGCCCGCGACGACATGCTGCTGCGCACCCACAGCGACATCGCGCCCTGGATCTGCGTCCGCGCCGACCACAAGAAGGCCGCGCGGCTCAATGTCATCCGCTGGCTGCTGCACGCCGCCGGCGACAAGAAGACCCTCAAGGGCGTGGAGAGGCCCGATCCTGCGGTGATCTTCCCGTTCGAGCCGTCAGCGCTGGAGGACGGAAGGCTGGCGCGGTAGCTGCGCCCCCTCCGTCACGTCGCCTATCGGCGCCGCGCCACCTCCCCCGCGATGCGGGTGAGGAGTAGAGGGCCACCCTCCTGCCCCGCTTGCGGGGGAGGTGGCGCGCGGCGCAGCCGCGCGACGGAGGGGGCGCTTCTAGCCCCTCTTCCGCGCCTTTCGCTCCGCCGCGATCTCCGCGTTCCGGGCCACGCGATGGCGGACGATGTCCTCGACCAGCCCCGGCGGCAGTGGCTTCTCCGGCTGGAACCGGATCGTGCCCTTGGCGGTCTCAAAGCCCGTCAGCCGGTCGGCGAAGACCTCCACCACCGCGCCCGGATAGAAGGCGCAGTGCTTCGCCGCCGCGCCGAAGTGGACGAGATTGCCGTTCAGCTTGAAGGTCGGCAGGCCATAGCTGATCGCCTCAACCGCCTCCGGGGCGGCTGCGCGGATCTGACCGCGAAGAACCTCCAGCGCCGCACGCTGATCGGCGGGCAGCCTGGCGAGGTAGTCGTCCACGGACGCGGCGGGGGGCTTCATCATCGGATGGTCCTCGATCGATCATGCCAAGGACGTTGCACGAGCGCCCCCGCCGACACCGCCTCGACTATTTCGCCCCATACAGCGCCATGACGTCCTTGCGGAACGCAGCCCCGCTGTCGGGGCGGCTGTAGAACATGTGGCCACCCGCATAGTTGGACAGGGTCACGCGGCCTTGGGCCGTGGCCGGCATCGCATCGACGATCAGGCGCGAGGCGAAGAACGGGCACGACAGGTCGTTGTAGCCGTGGACGATCAGCACCTTCAGCTTGGGATCGACCGAGACGATCTTGCGCAGGTCGGTGACCGACTCGGTGTCTGCGCCGCGACCGCGATCCCACAGGCCGTTGACCTTGTAAGACAGCGCCTCATAGCGGGCCTCGGGCTTCCAGCCGACAACGCGGGTCGTGAAGTCCACGATCGCGCTGGTGGTCGGGGCGATGATCGCGTCCAGGATCGGGTCATTGACCTCCTGCTCCGGCGCGAACGGGAAGGGGTCCAGCGAGGTGACGTTGCTGTCGTAGCGGCTGCCCAGGCGCCCCTTGTCGCGGAACGCCTCGCGCAGGAACGACTGGGTTTCCAGGCGACCACCGGCGCGGCGGACATAGGTCGGATCAAGCCCCGTCATGGCCGAGACCTTGGCCGTCAGGCGGTCCAGGGCGGCGGGGTCCGCGCCCTTCATCAGGTCGACCATGTATTCGCCGCGCGTATAATCCTCGACCGCCTTGATGCTCTCAGGCGTCAGCTTGCCGTCGCGCTCCAGCTTGGCGGCCGTGATCGACGGAAGGGTCCACATGGCCGGCAGCGGCGAGATTTCCTGCGAGACGCGGCCGGCGCTGGTCAGCAGCGGCGAGACCAGCACCACGCCTTTGACGGCCACGCCCAGGTCGGTCTGCAGGGTGTAGGCCAGGCGCGGCCCGCGGAAGCCGCCGTAGCTCTCGCCCACCAGGTATTTCGGCGCGGCCAGTCGATCGGTCTTGACCAGATAGTCGAAGACGATCCGCGACAGGTAATCGATGTCCTGCTTGACGCCGAAGAAGCGCTTCTTGGCCTCGTCCTCAGGGATCAGCGAACGCGAGAAGCCGGTGCCGACCGGGTCGATGAACACCAGATCGGTGAAGTCCAGCCACGAGGCGGGATTGTCGTCCAGCTTGCTGAAGTCCGACGGGCTGTCGCCCTCGGCGCCGAACTGCACGCGCTTAGGGCCCAGGGCGAAGTTCAGATAGACGCTGGCCGCGCCCGGACCGCCGTTGAAGGCGAAGGTGATCGGACGCTTGGGATCGCGCGGTCCGTCCAGGGTGTAGGCGGTATAGACCACCTCGGCGATCTTCTTGCCCTTCTCGTCGCGCACCGGCATGGCGCCGACGGTGGCGGTGTAGGCCAGGGTCTTGCCGGCCAGGACAGTCGACTGCTTGACCGACTTCTCACCGGGGAACGCCGGCAGGTCCAGGCCCGACTTTTCGGCGGCGGGCTTGTCGCCGCCCTTGTCCTGGGCGAACGCCGACGGAGCGAACACGCCCGGACCCGACAGGGCCGCCACGGCGACCAGGGCCAGCAGGCCCGCTCGGAAAGACTGTTTCATCGATACCCCTCCACTGACGGCGAAATTGCTAGGCCAAGGCGCGTGGCTTCACAACCTTGAGCCAACGTGATGGTGTGGCCGCGAACGGGAGGACTTCGCCATGGACGCCACGCGGTCGCGCGACGCCGCCATTCTTCGCCTGGCCATCGGCCTGGCTCAGGGAATTGCGCTGTTCCTGCTGCAGAAGGCCGACGAGTCGAAGGCCTGGCCCGCGGCACAGCCGATGCTGTACGCGCCGCTGCTGGTCTGCGTGCTGATGATCCCGCTGCTGCCCTTGGCGGCGCTGTCGGCGATGCGTCGACGGAGCCTGCTGGCCTGGTGCGCGGTCGCCACCGCCGTCACGGCGATCCTGGCCGTCCACGCCGCCTGGGTCGGGGCCGCCCCTGACCGGATCGGGGCCGGGCCGCTGTCGCCACCGTTGTTCCTGGCGACCGCGGTGATGCTGTTCATCGCCCACCATCTCGTCCAGCCCGCCGACGCGGCCGGCAAGCCCGTCGCGCCCTATACGGACTATTTCGACCTGACCTGGACCAACGGCGTGCGGCTGGCGCTGTCGCTGGCCTTCACCGGCGCCTTCTGGCTGCTGCTGTTCCTGGCCGCCGCCCTGTTCAAGCTGATCGGGATCGAGGCCATCGGCAAGCTGATCGGCGAGACCGCCTTCGCCTTCCCGGCCACCGGCCTGATGTTCGCCGCCGCCGTCCACATGGCCGTGCAACTGACCGAGGCGCGCGCGGGCCTGGTGCGCGGCGCCCTGACCGTGGGCCTGACCCTTCTGACCTGGCTGCTGCCGCTGATGGTGCTGATCGGCGGCGGCTTCCTGGCCACCCTGCCCTTCACGGGCCTGGCGCCGCTGTGGGGCACCAAGGCCGCCACGGCCCTGCTTCTAGCCGCCGCCGCCGCGCTGATCCTGCTGATCAACGCCGCCTACCAGGACGGCGAAGAGCCGCCGCACCTGATCCCCCGGCTCGCGGCGCGGATCGCGGGCCTCTTGCTGATCCCGATCGTGATCCTGGCCGGCTACGCCCTGTGGCTGCGGATCGACCAATACGGCCTGACGCCCGAGCGCGTGTTCGCCGGCGTCTTCCTGCTGGTCGCCATCGGCTTCACGATCGGCTACGCGCTCGCCGCCGTGAAGCCTGGTCCCTGGATGAAGCCCCTGGAGCGGACCAATCCGCTGATGGCCGCCGTGTGCGTGCTGCTGCTGATCGCCCTGTTCACCCCGATCGCCGATCCGGCGCGGCTATCGGTGGCGAGCCAGGTGAAGCGGCTGGAGAGCGGCAAGGTGGCGCCAGACAAGTTCGACTACGCCTT is a genomic window containing:
- a CDS encoding DUF427 domain-containing protein is translated as MQTPDETHPISLTPAPGVVRVLFEGHEIADSDDVLVLREANYPPVYYFPRAHVWTAFLRKTDKTTHCPYKGQASYFTIYRDRQVIEDAAWSYAAPYPALSPIAGRLAFYPEHVEFQLGAPTPAQTEALDVGEVIRHTDSGSGTSQADHWPPNVTTPDPDRIERDIDTPYRGVSSP
- a CDS encoding glutamate--cysteine ligase translates to MADIASSVQERQLTLDDLTAYFAKGSKPKEAFRVGAEHEKFGFYLGSHEPVPYEGDKGVHALLTGLQRFGWTPVMEGEVIIGLERNGANVSLEPGGQFELSGAPLSTMHEICEETGQHLDEVKTVADELGLGFTGLGFSPKWTRAQVPVMPKGRYVIMRNYMPKVGNLGLDMMLRTCTVQANLDFSSEADMVAKFRMSLALQPIATALFANSPFTEGKPNGFLSARANVWTDTDPNRTGLLDFVFEDGFDFERYARYALDVPMYFVKRGDKYIDVAGRSFRDFIEGKLPELPGEIATMKDFADHTTTAFPEVRLKTYLEMRGADAGPWSRLCALPALWTGVFYDDAALAAAWDLCKDWTLEDREGLRRDVPKLGLKAKVAGRTAQDVAKDFVAIAKSGLKNRALLNGGFLDETIYMGELEQIADSGITPAEKLLSLYHGAWGGDIERVFTDCAY
- a CDS encoding 16S rRNA (uracil(1498)-N(3))-methyltransferase → MIRLFVPNDLSAGAGVVPTVDQSRYLTSVMRLAVGAELLLFNGRDGEWRATLVEATKRGCLLKAEEQTRPMTLGPDLDLIVAMVKRGRVETIVEKAAELGARRVRLTITRRTNVDFVKLGRLDAIAMEAAEQTGRLDVPEVADPEKLDKILDGWDPARRLVFCDEGGDARPAIEALAGTGDPAAILIGPEGGFAPEERERLRGLPFVTPVSLGPRILRADTAAISAMTLWQAAAGDWR
- the ppk2 gene encoding polyphosphate kinase 2, whose product is MSKPHDYDVELVHLQLALITLQKKAIKDGDKILVVFEGRDAAGKDGVIARITEHLSRRATTVVALPKPTDRERSEWYLQRYVDWLPACGEAVLFNRSWYNRAGVERVMDFSTPQQQEQFLRDVPAFERMLVENGLRYVKFWLDISRDEQAKRLKARREDPLKAFKTSDLDKVAEEKWDDYTAARDDMLLRTHSDIAPWICVRADHKKAARLNVIRWLLHAAGDKKTLKGVERPDPAVIFPFEPSALEDGRLAR
- a CDS encoding iron chaperone, encoding MMKPPAASVDDYLARLPADQRAALEVLRGQIRAAAPEAVEAISYGLPTFKLNGNLVHFGAAAKHCAFYPGAVVEVFADRLTGFETAKGTIRFQPEKPLPPGLVEDIVRHRVARNAEIAAERKARKRG
- a CDS encoding S10 family peptidase codes for the protein MKQSFRAGLLALVAVAALSGPGVFAPSAFAQDKGGDKPAAEKSGLDLPAFPGEKSVKQSTVLAGKTLAYTATVGAMPVRDEKGKKIAEVVYTAYTLDGPRDPKRPITFAFNGGPGAASVYLNFALGPKRVQFGAEGDSPSDFSKLDDNPASWLDFTDLVFIDPVGTGFSRSLIPEDEAKKRFFGVKQDIDYLSRIVFDYLVKTDRLAAPKYLVGESYGGFRGPRLAYTLQTDLGVAVKGVVLVSPLLTSAGRVSQEISPLPAMWTLPSITAAKLERDGKLTPESIKAVEDYTRGEYMVDLMKGADPAALDRLTAKVSAMTGLDPTYVRRAGGRLETQSFLREAFRDKGRLGSRYDSNVTSLDPFPFAPEQEVNDPILDAIIAPTTSAIVDFTTRVVGWKPEARYEALSYKVNGLWDRGRGADTESVTDLRKIVSVDPKLKVLIVHGYNDLSCPFFASRLIVDAMPATAQGRVTLSNYAGGHMFYSRPDSGAAFRKDVMALYGAK
- a CDS encoding DUF4153 domain-containing protein, with amino-acid sequence MDATRSRDAAILRLAIGLAQGIALFLLQKADESKAWPAAQPMLYAPLLVCVLMIPLLPLAALSAMRRRSLLAWCAVATAVTAILAVHAAWVGAAPDRIGAGPLSPPLFLATAVMLFIAHHLVQPADAAGKPVAPYTDYFDLTWTNGVRLALSLAFTGAFWLLLFLAAALFKLIGIEAIGKLIGETAFAFPATGLMFAAAVHMAVQLTEARAGLVRGALTVGLTLLTWLLPLMVLIGGGFLATLPFTGLAPLWGTKAATALLLAAAAALILLINAAYQDGEEPPHLIPRLAARIAGLLLIPIVILAGYALWLRIDQYGLTPERVFAGVFLLVAIGFTIGYALAAVKPGPWMKPLERTNPLMAAVCVLLLIALFTPIADPARLSVASQVKRLESGKVAPDKFDYAFLRFDAGRYGRDALDRLKTHPDAKVAKLAREAAASTEKRSPAGEARPNFKAMAVYPAGKALPQSFIEQDWSTPSGSNCTFTAMQCPALVTDVDADGKDEVLLAEGDRLKVFSEGADRVWALTAIAAAGCESYDLEAWMKAGAPSLSEPVARRDLILGGRRLALQPASKDCQVSVTPPPR